A DNA window from Hydrogenophaga taeniospiralis contains the following coding sequences:
- a CDS encoding DUF1804 family protein: MAHASEKRTQLRGLYVYQRLAMETACKKVGIPRSTANRWKQEAADKGDDWDTVRAAVALGDDNFSTLSKKLLEDYLVQHQATMDQLRDSKDMSARDRADTLASMSDSFNKTMASFKRLSPELNKQAIQLDVLQRLVTFAQGRYPQHLTAMVELLEPFGEELAKVK; this comes from the coding sequence ATGGCCCACGCATCCGAGAAACGCACCCAGCTGCGGGGCCTGTACGTCTATCAGCGCCTGGCGATGGAGACCGCCTGCAAGAAGGTGGGCATTCCCCGCAGCACGGCCAACCGCTGGAAGCAGGAAGCCGCCGACAAGGGCGACGACTGGGACACCGTGCGGGCCGCCGTGGCCCTGGGCGACGACAACTTCAGCACGCTGAGCAAGAAGCTGCTGGAGGACTACCTGGTGCAGCACCAGGCCACCATGGACCAACTGCGCGATTCCAAGGACATGAGCGCGCGCGATCGGGCCGACACGCTGGCCTCCATGAGCGACAGCTTCAACAAGACGATGGCGAGCTTTAAACGCCTCTCGCCGGAGCTGAACAAGCAGGCGATCCAGCTCGACGTGTTGCAGCGCCTGGTGACTTTCGCCCAGGGTCGGTACCCGCAACACCTCACGGCCATGGTGGAGCTGCTGGAGCCGTTTGGCGAAGAACTCGCCAAGGTGAAGTGA
- the terL gene encoding phage terminase large subunit encodes MAKTSKEFLDGLAALADGLRRQIDANLDGWDVSPEAIAERRRKVFDPVSGYEYWDRNYFPHYGKAEPSALHLYLYKRLPEIINSPTGQRDALAAARGEAKSTKISMSFVAWCVVTEQVWYPIIVMDVFEQAAEMLEAIKAELEANPRIGGDFPEVYGQGKVWRAGVIVTRNGRKIEAFGSAKKLRGRRHGAHRPDLAIMDDIENDENVATPAQRDKLQKFVTASVLNLGPPDDSMHAILVGTVMHYDSVLARFLKNPLWNRKVLKAIIQWPERMDLWEQFEELLLNADTPQEGEAAAMALYREQQADMDRGAVVSWPALRPIHKLMIRRAREGHAAFDSEQQNDPVAGEDAPFNASIRFWVNRLAEWVFYGAADPSLGKAGNSRDPSALGVGGYNRETGILDVVEAKIKKRTPDRIISDIIELQREYCCIVWGVESVQFQEFLRTELVKRSAQLGVPVPARALLPISDKLLRIESLQPHMHNGLIRLHSSQTTLIDQFRHFPKADHDDGPDMIVMLWMLAVTGGVAAAAQGGNTSSQQSARARYGHTAQRMFRRG; translated from the coding sequence ATGGCAAAGACCAGCAAAGAATTTCTCGATGGCCTGGCGGCCCTGGCCGACGGGCTGCGGCGCCAGATTGATGCCAACCTGGACGGCTGGGACGTGTCGCCCGAGGCGATCGCCGAGCGCCGCCGCAAGGTGTTTGACCCGGTGAGCGGGTACGAGTACTGGGACCGGAACTACTTCCCGCACTACGGCAAGGCCGAGCCCAGCGCGCTGCACCTGTACCTGTACAAGCGCCTCCCGGAAATCATCAATTCGCCCACCGGCCAGCGCGATGCTCTTGCTGCGGCTCGGGGCGAGGCCAAGTCCACCAAGATCAGCATGAGCTTCGTGGCCTGGTGTGTGGTCACCGAGCAGGTCTGGTACCCGATCATCGTGATGGACGTCTTCGAACAGGCGGCCGAGATGTTGGAGGCCATCAAGGCCGAGCTGGAGGCCAACCCGCGCATTGGCGGCGACTTTCCCGAGGTGTATGGCCAGGGCAAGGTGTGGCGCGCAGGCGTGATCGTGACGCGCAACGGCCGCAAGATCGAAGCGTTCGGATCTGCCAAGAAGCTTCGCGGCCGCCGCCACGGCGCGCACCGGCCCGACCTGGCGATCATGGACGACATCGAGAACGATGAGAACGTCGCCACCCCTGCCCAGCGAGACAAGCTGCAGAAGTTCGTCACCGCCAGCGTGCTGAACCTCGGGCCGCCCGATGACAGCATGCACGCGATCCTGGTGGGCACGGTGATGCACTACGACTCGGTGCTGGCCCGCTTCCTGAAAAACCCGCTGTGGAACCGCAAGGTGCTCAAGGCCATCATCCAGTGGCCCGAGCGGATGGACCTGTGGGAACAGTTCGAAGAGCTGCTACTCAACGCCGACACGCCCCAGGAGGGCGAGGCCGCAGCCATGGCCCTGTACCGTGAGCAGCAGGCGGATATGGACCGCGGCGCGGTGGTGAGCTGGCCCGCGCTGCGGCCGATCCACAAGCTGATGATCCGCCGGGCCCGAGAGGGCCACGCGGCCTTCGACAGCGAGCAGCAGAACGACCCGGTGGCGGGCGAGGACGCCCCGTTCAACGCCAGCATCCGCTTCTGGGTGAACCGGCTGGCCGAGTGGGTGTTCTACGGCGCGGCTGACCCCAGCTTGGGCAAGGCGGGCAACAGCCGCGACCCCAGCGCGCTTGGTGTTGGGGGCTACAACCGCGAGACCGGCATCCTGGACGTGGTGGAAGCCAAGATCAAGAAGCGCACGCCCGACCGGATCATCAGCGACATCATCGAGCTGCAGCGGGAGTACTGCTGCATCGTCTGGGGCGTCGAATCGGTCCAGTTCCAGGAGTTCCTGCGCACCGAGCTGGTCAAGCGCAGCGCGCAGCTGGGCGTGCCAGTACCGGCGCGGGCGCTGCTGCCGATCAGCGACAAGCTGCTGCGCATCGAAAGCCTGCAGCCGCACATGCACAACGGCCTGATCCGGCTGCACAGCAGCCAGACCACCCTGATCGACCAGTTCCGCCACTTCCCCAAAGCCGACCACGACGACGGCCCCGACATGATCGTGATGCTGTGGATGCTGGCCGTGACGGGCGGCGTGGCGGCAGCGGCCCAGGGTGGCAATACCAGTTCGCAACAGTCCGCCCGGGCGCGCTACGGCCACACGGCCCAGCGCATGTTCCGGCGCGGGTAA